aagAAAGGAAACAAGGAATCCaccgaaaaaaattttatacgcTTTCAGACGTAACAGGCCTGCGGCTTGAATAGAGTCAGAAAAACGTGACCGTGAGTTGAAGATGCTAATACTAGCTCGGCCAATTTAAGGGAACTTGGTCACCTGGACTCCATAGTCCATACACAATAGCTGCTTGAACGGTTGAGCCTTCTTCTCTAATCCACTTTGAAAACAACAGCACACAGAAAATAAAAGAGGATGAACGACGACGACAATACACAACCACCGCCGCCATTAACAGAGCTTATACTATCGCTTGAACAAGCAACCATCATGGCGAAACAGCTTCCCACCACCACTAACCCCACCTCTCTTCTCCATATCTATTCCTTCCTTCATCAAGCCAATCAACgtctctcttcctttctctcctCCAATACCCATTTACCGCCACCCACCGCTGAAAATTCCCTTTCCTCTGCCACTGGTGCCGCCGCCTTAGCCGATGAAAACAGTGGAGAGCCCATGATGCTGGCTGATTATGAAGAGGAAGAGATCTCCAAGACTAGTGTTGATAAAGTTGAGGAGAAAATGAGAGattgttttatcaaaaataagaGAGCCAAGCGCCCTCTTTCGCCGTCTTCAGTTGCGGTGGCGGAGGAAAAACGGTTATACGAAGATGGGTTTGTCGGGGGGGTTAATGGATTTGATCCTCATGCGGCAAGGTTAAGAGCTTTGGATCTTGTGTACCAATTTCATGGCTGAGGATCTTATTTCAAACCCAGTATGTAACTGGgccatttttatttcttctttattcaGCTCAAGGTTTATTATTAGGGACAAGCTCCATATGTACTCAGTTACTTCTGTATTCAATGAAAGCTTTGGGTATACATTATAGTTGGATAATTTAATGCTATACAGTTGCTTATCGTACAAAATTCTTAAAATGCGCGTTTCATGATTGCCAATTACCTTCAGAGAAGACTACTGCTGGAGATATTATACTTCACTGCTGtagtttttctttgttatttgatttgaatctgtGGGATATTGGACAAGGTAGATTATGCTTTATGCAACTTCCACAATTAAATTATGCAATCTCACAAAATCATCCAAGGTTAGCTCCTCTGGTCTTGACTGCATGAATGATCAAACAAACTAATAAAGTAGAAGAATCCACTCagacaaattaacaaatatcaCATAATGGATGCACCAACAGCAGTCAAATGATATAGTAAAGAATGCCCAAAGATTCAGGAATACATACAGTTGGTGGAAGTCCAACATCTCCTAAAGCTTTCTCGATCACGAGGGATGTGCACAAGTGCTGGAGTGATTTCCGCAACATTTTACGTTTTCCGTTGAATGCTGAATTGACCTACAACCATATACCATGAAGGCATGTTACTAGAACCTGAATGAATAATCAAGAAAAGAACATTGAAGCAGTGTTCTTGTTAATGAAGttataacaatgttttaaaCACATTGCCAGCTGTCTAAATCTTCAGTTTCAAAAGATGTTTCTATGTTGTGAGCTGCAAGAATTAAGAAGGCAAAACAGTATTGTTAATGAAGTGGACTTTGGAGTACCAAAGCTCATTATCATGTTTAATAACAAAAGATATGAGGATTAAGTACAATCTGAAGCCATAGAAAATTGAAACGACCATTGAGAAGAAGCTTTTCGTGGAGGCAACTGAGGGATAGTCAGTAGCTTGCTTTAGCTTAAATTTGACGATGGCAGCATCAACCTACAAAGGCATGAAGGTCATATAGCATAAGGTGATAACTTCTTAAAGATAATCAAGAATAAAGATTTTGCTATTTACTTCAATTGacatatatttcaaataagACATATCCATCACGCAACTACGGCGGCTAAGAGTACCAGAGTACCACCAAATTGGGAGGAACATCTGTACTTTAAGCCGGCATTTTTTGCTAATTTCACATTCTTGGTAATATAAGACAAAGATACAAATAGGTCAAATACAAGGTCACTTCTATCAAACTGT
This sequence is a window from Mangifera indica cultivar Alphonso chromosome 5, CATAS_Mindica_2.1, whole genome shotgun sequence. Protein-coding genes within it:
- the LOC123217707 gene encoding uncharacterized protein LOC123217707; amino-acid sequence: MNDDDNTQPPPPLTELILSLEQATIMAKQLPTTTNPTSLLHIYSFLHQANQRLSSFLSSNTHLPPPTAENSLSSATGAAALADENSGEPMMLADYEEEEISKTSVDKVEEKMRDCFIKNKRAKRPLSPSSVAVAEEKRLYEDGFVGGVNGFDPHAARLRALDLVYQFHG